DNA sequence from the Streptomyces sp. MST-110588 genome:
GGCCACCTGGGCACCAACGGCCAGTACGAGATGACGTACACCGACGTCGACCGGGACCCGAACACCTACAACTCCTCCCGGGCCCAACTGCGCATTCCCCGGAAATCCCGGGTCGCTTACGCCCGGCTGTACTGGGGCGGGAATCTGCGGGTCGGCGAACAGAAACCGGCCAAGGACAACCGGCGGGTTCTGCTGGCCGAACCGCGCGGGCGTTACCGTCAGGTGCTCGCCGACACCCTGATCGGACACCGCACCACGCGGTACGCGGACGCTTATCAGGCGTCGGCCGATGTCACCTCGCTGGTCCGCGCGAGCGGCCCGGGGACCTACACCGTGGCGCAGGTGAATGTCGCGATGGGGCATTCCGAAGCCGGTGCCTGGGGCGGCTGGACACTTCTGGTGGCGTACGAGGACGACAGCGCGCCGCGCCGCCATCTGAGGATCTGGGACGGATTCACCGCACTGGACGACGAGCGGACCCGGTACCTGGAAATGCGGAACATGCCGTTCCCCGCCACCGCCGCGGGCTCGATCGGCCTCGTCGGATATGACGGTGACCCCGGGTCGGAGGAGGAATCCCTTTCCCTGGCCGGCGGTGACCGCGCCGCGGTGGAAATCGGCGACGCCCGCAATCCGCTCTCCGACCCTTTCAATTCGACGATCACCGACGGGGGCCGGGAGGCGCCGGGGCGGGTGCCGGACCACCGCAACACCTTCGGGTACGACTCCGACGTCTTCGACGTGCGGGCGGCACTGCGCGGCGGTGGCGACCGGCTCGGGCTGCGACTGGCGTCCGGCGACGACACCTACCTGCTCGGTGCCCTCTTCGCCCAAGTCGACGCCCGGCGCTGACCTGCGCCGTCATCCGCTCCCCGTGCTCCCCGTGATGCTGAAGAGAGTCCTTCGCGTGCCACAGAGCCACCCCCGGCCAGGCCGGACGACCATCCTCCACTTGGTGCAGCCCGTCGAGGGCGGAGTGGCCCGGGTCGTCGCCGACCTGGTGCGCGCCCACGTCCGGCAGCAGCTCCGCGTCGTGGTGGCCTGCCCGCCCTCGGGCTGGCTGCCCCGGGAGGCCGCCGCCGCGGGCGCCGAGGTGGAGGACTGGCCGGCCGGGCGCGAACTGGGCCTGCGCGTCGCGCGGGAGACCTGGGCCGCACACCGGCTCATCCGCCGCATCCGCCCCGACGTCGTCCACGCGCACAGCGCCAAGGCCGGACTCGCCGCACGGCTGGCCGTACGGGGCCGGGGCCCGACGGTCTACCAGCCGCACGCCTGGTCCTTCCAGGCGGTCCAGGGGCGTACCGCCTCGATGGCCCGCGCCTGGGAGCGGTTCGGCGCACGCTGGTCGACCCGGCTGCTGTGCGTCAGCGACGCCGAACGGCTGTGCGGGCAGCGGACCGGTGTGGTCGCGCCGTGGTCCGTGATCCGCAACGGCGTGGACCTGGACCACTTCTCCGCCCCCGTACGCCCTGCCCACGACGCCGGGAGCGCCGGGGAGGAGCGGTGCGAGGACGAGGTGCGACGGGCGGAGAACACCCGGCGCGCCGAGGCCCGGGCCGCGCTCCCGGCGCTGCGCGGCGTCCCCGCCGGCGCCCCCCTGGTGGTGTGCGTGGGCCGGCTGTGCGCCCAAAAGGGGCAGGACGTCCTGCTCGACTCCTGGGGCCGCATCCTGGCACGCGTCCCCGGCGCCCGGCTCGCCCTGGTGGGCGACGGCCCCGACCGGCCCCGGCTGGAGCGCCGGGCGGCCCGTTCGGTGGTGTTCGCCGGCGCCACCGAAGACGTACGCCACTGGTACGCCGCCGCCGACGTGGTGGTGCTGCCCTCCCGCTGGGAAGGCATGGCGCTGGCGCCCCTGGAGGCCATGGCCTGCGGGCGCCCGGTGGTCCTCACGGACGTCAGCGGCGCCCGGGAGAGCCTGCCGCCGGGGCACCACGCCCGGTGCCTGGTGCCGCCGGGGGACCCTTACACCCTGGCCACGGCGGTGATCGTGCTGCTCGCCGATCCGACGCTGCGCACCTGCCTGGGACGAGAAGCACAAGAGCACGTGCGCACCACCTTCGACGTACGGTGCACGGCTGCGGCGGTTCTGGACCTCTACCGCGACCTGCTCGGCGCCCCGGCACTCAAGTCCAGGGAGTAGCGGAAGATGTCCACCGAGAGCACCCAGGACGTGTCCCAGAGCACTCAGGAGATGTCCCCGAGCGCCCAGGTCCTGCCACGGCCCGGGCCCGGGCCCGCCACGGCCGCCGTCACCGCCTCCAGCCCCTTGAGCCCGTCATGGATCGCCGCGGCCCGCACCAGCGTGACCGCCCGCCGCACCTACCGGGACGCGGCCCTGCTGTGCGGGGCGGACGTCCTGGCCACCGCGGGCGTCGCCGTCGCCCTGAGCCATCTCACCGATCTGCTCCCCACCTTGAGCGCCGCCGGGGCCGTGGTCGCCTTCCACGCCCGCGCCGGGCTGTACCGGCCGGGACTCCAGGCGTACGCGCTGGACGAACTGCCCGCCGTCGGGGGCCGCGTCACGCTCGCCTGGTGCGTGGCGGCCACCCTCCTGGCCGTACTGGGCGCGGCCCACTTCCTGGGCGTCGGCCTGCTGTTGGCCATCGTCGTCTCCAACACCGCCCTGGTGTGCGCCGCGCGCGGAGCGGTGTACGCGGCCCGCCGCCGCGCCTGCCGCCGCCGCCCGCGCTCCACCCTGATCATCGGCAGCGACAGCACCGCACACAAGATCGCCGCCGTACTGACGGACCGGCCGCGCTACGGACTGCGCCCGGTCGGCCTGGTGAACCTGGACGGGGACCAGCCGCAGCCGCCCGAGGACGGCGAGACCAACCCCGCGCCCATTCCCGTCGTCGGCAGCATCGAGGACGTGACCCGGGCGGTGATCCAGAACACCGTCCAGGACGCGGTCTTCCTGCGACCGCTGAACGAGGAGCCGCAGGGCGCGGCGCTGGCCCGGCTGATGACCGAACGCGGGGTCACCGGCTGGCTGGTCACCGCCGGCTGCCTCCTGGAGGCCCACAGCAGACGGCACCAGGACAACGGCCACCTGTGGGGGTTCGCCTGCCGCCGTATGGAGCTGAGCTGCCCCAAACCCGGCGGCACCTGGGGAAAGCGTCTGCTGGACCTGGTGCTGGTCCTGCCCGCGCTGCTGGTCGCCGCCCCGCTGATGGCCGGGTGCGCCCTGGCCGTGCGGATCTCCGACGGGCCGGGCGTGCTGTTCCGCCAGGAACGCATCGGACAGGACGGCCG
Encoded proteins:
- a CDS encoding DUF3344 domain-containing protein; translated protein: MHESSRRVRRVALCAAVSLVATAGLSAATRGPREAPAIPFTERYHAVRHGGLARAANASVTCRAPVGPAVPCALARRGHLGTNGQYEMTYTDVDRDPNTYNSSRAQLRIPRKSRVAYARLYWGGNLRVGEQKPAKDNRRVLLAEPRGRYRQVLADTLIGHRTTRYADAYQASADVTSLVRASGPGTYTVAQVNVAMGHSEAGAWGGWTLLVAYEDDSAPRRHLRIWDGFTALDDERTRYLEMRNMPFPATAAGSIGLVGYDGDPGSEEESLSLAGGDRAAVEIGDARNPLSDPFNSTITDGGREAPGRVPDHRNTFGYDSDVFDVRAALRGGGDRLGLRLASGDDTYLLGALFAQVDARR
- a CDS encoding glycosyltransferase; the encoded protein is MLKRVLRVPQSHPRPGRTTILHLVQPVEGGVARVVADLVRAHVRQQLRVVVACPPSGWLPREAAAAGAEVEDWPAGRELGLRVARETWAAHRLIRRIRPDVVHAHSAKAGLAARLAVRGRGPTVYQPHAWSFQAVQGRTASMARAWERFGARWSTRLLCVSDAERLCGQRTGVVAPWSVIRNGVDLDHFSAPVRPAHDAGSAGEERCEDEVRRAENTRRAEARAALPALRGVPAGAPLVVCVGRLCAQKGQDVLLDSWGRILARVPGARLALVGDGPDRPRLERRAARSVVFAGATEDVRHWYAAADVVVLPSRWEGMALAPLEAMACGRPVVLTDVSGARESLPPGHHARCLVPPGDPYTLATAVIVLLADPTLRTCLGREAQEHVRTTFDVRCTAAAVLDLYRDLLGAPALKSRE
- a CDS encoding exopolysaccharide biosynthesis polyprenyl glycosylphosphotransferase, with the translated sequence MSTESTQDVSQSTQEMSPSAQVLPRPGPGPATAAVTASSPLSPSWIAAARTSVTARRTYRDAALLCGADVLATAGVAVALSHLTDLLPTLSAAGAVVAFHARAGLYRPGLQAYALDELPAVGGRVTLAWCVAATLLAVLGAAHFLGVGLLLAIVVSNTALVCAARGAVYAARRRACRRRPRSTLIIGSDSTAHKIAAVLTDRPRYGLRPVGLVNLDGDQPQPPEDGETNPAPIPVVGSIEDVTRAVIQNTVQDAVFLRPLNEEPQGAALARLMTERGVTGWLVTAGCLLEAHSRRHQDNGHLWGFACRRMELSCPKPGGTWGKRLLDLVLVLPALLVAAPLMAGCALAVRISDGPGVLFRQERIGQDGRPFTLLKFRTLRPDDERESGTLWSIAGDRRVSRVGTVLRRASLDELPQLWNVLRGDMSLVGPRPERPYFVQQFTQRHPGYADRHRAPVGITGFAQVHGLRGDTSIEDRARFDNHYIETWSLWRDVRIMCRTVAALFRLEGR